The following proteins come from a genomic window of Gossypium raimondii isolate GPD5lz chromosome 5, ASM2569854v1, whole genome shotgun sequence:
- the LOC105768934 gene encoding receptor-like protein kinase HSL1, which produces MLLLFFSFLFFTFPSPSLSLNQEGLYLLQVKASLSDPDSVLSSWNPRDPTPCNWRGVSCDSATGSVTSLDLSYANVAGPFPSLLCRLQNLSFVNFFYNNINSTIPSDISTCQNLVHLDLAQNLLTGELPHTLADLPNLKYLDLTGNNISGDFPESFGRFQKLEVLSLVYNLLDGTIPAFLGNISTLKMLNLSYNPLSPGRIPPELGNLTNLEILWLTECNLVGEIPDSLGRLKKLTDLDLALNHLVGNIPSSLTELASVVQIELYNNSLTGELPRGFSKLTNLRLLDASMNQLTGTIPDELTQLPLESLNLYQNNFEGTLPSSIADSPALYELRLFQNRLTGELPQNLGKNSPLIWLDVSSNQFTGPIPPSLCEKRSLEELLMIHNSFSGQIPSSLAECRSLNRIRLGYNKLSGDIPAGFWGLPHVYLLELVNNSFSGQIGKSIAKAANLSLLIISRNEFNGSLPEEIGLVDNLVQLSASGNKFGGSLPKSIVKLDGLGILDLHGNELEGELPSGIESLKKLNELNLADNKFSGKIPDGIGSLSVLNYLDLSNNQLTGRVPLGLQNLKLNQLNLSNNLLFGELPPLFDKEMYKYSFMGNPGLCGNISGLCVGRDGNKHKGYVWLLRSIFILAALVFVVGVVWFYFKYRSYKKAQAIDKSKWTLMSFHKLGFSEYEILDCLDEDNVIGRGSSGKVYKVVLSNGEAVAVKKLWRGVKKGCNSLDLEKGQAQDDGFQAEIETLGKIRHKNIVKLWCSCTTRDCKLLVYEYMPNGSLGDLLHSSKGGLLDWPTRYKIIVDAAEGLSYLHHDCVPPIVHRDVKSNNILLDGDFGARVADFGVAKVVDAAGKGVKSMSVIAGSCGYIAPEYAYTLRVNEKSDIYSFGVVILELVTGRLPIDPEFGEKDLVRWVCTTLDQKGVDDVLDSKLDPCFKEEIYKILNIGLLCTSPLPINRPSMRRVVKMLQEAGADSLPKTAAKKDGKLTPYYYEDGSDQGSVA; this is translated from the exons ATGCTTctccttttcttctcttttctcttcttcacCTTCCCTTCACCGTCCCTTTCTCTCAACCAAGAAGGTCTCTACCTTCTCCAAGTCAAAGCTTCCCTTTCAGACCCTGACTCTGTCCTTTCCTCATGGAATCCTCGTGACCCCACCCCATGCAACTGGCGTGGCGTTTCCTGCGACTCTGCCACTGGCTCTGTTACTTCCCTCGACCTCTCCTACGCCAACGTTGCCGGCCCTTTCCCTTCCCTCCTTTGCCGTCTCCAAAACCTTTCCTTCGTTAACTTCTTCTACAACAACATCAATTCCACCATCCCTTCCGATATCTCCACGTGTCAAAATCTCGTCCACCTTGATCTCGCCCAAAACCTACTCACTGGTGAGCTCCCCCACACTTTGGCTGACCTCCCTAACCTCAAGTACCTTGATTTAACCGGTAACAATATATCGGGAGATTTTCCCGAGTCTTTCGGGAGATTCCAAAAGCTCGAGGTTCTGTCTCTCGTTTACAACCTTCTAGACGGTACAATCCCCGCTTTTTTAGGGAACATTAGTACGCTCAAAATGCTCAATTTATCGTACAACCCGCTTAGTCCGGGTCGGATCCCGCCGGAGCTTGGCAACTTAACTAACTTGGAGATTTTGTGGCTCACGGAGTGTAACTTGGTTGGCGAGATCCCTGACTCGCTGGGTCGACTCAAGAAACTCACAGACTTGGACCTTGCCCTTAACCACTTGGTGGGCAACATCCCGAGCTCGCTCACTGAGTTGGCTAGTGTCGTTCAGATTGAGCTATACAACAACTCGTTGACCGGTGAGTTACCTCGCGGGTTCTCGAAATTGACCAACCTGAGACTTCTTGATGCGTCGATGAACCAGTTAACGGGAACGATTCCGGACGAGTTGACACAGCTGCCACTTGAAAGTCTCAACCTTTACCAGAACAACTTTGAAGGGACTTTACCATCGAGTATCGCCGACTCCCCAGCTCTGTATGAACTCAGGCTCTTTCAGAACAGACTCACTGGGGAGTTGCCCCAGAACCTCGGCAAAAACTCGCCTCTCATATGGCTCGACGTCTCCAGCAACCAATTTACTGGTCCCATACCGCCGAGTTTATGCGAAAAAAGGAGCCTAGAAGAGCTTCTAATGATACACAACTCGTTTTCGGGTCAAATACCATCGAGTTTAGCAGAGTGTCGGAGTCTGAACCGGATCCGACTCGGTTACAACAAATTATCTGGTGACATACCCGCCGGGTTCTGGGGTCTCCCTCACGTCTACTTACTCGAGCTCGTTAATAACTCCTTCTCTGGTCAAATTGGGAAATCAATCGCAAAAGCAGCGAATTTATCTCTTTTGATTATATCTAGGAACGAGTTCAATGGTTCACTGCCTGAAGAAATTGGTTTAGTTGATAATTTAGTTCAACTTTCTGCTAGCGGCAATAAGTTCGGTGGGTCATTGCCTAAAAGCATAGTGAAGCTTGATGGGCTAGGGATTCTTGATCTTCATGGGAATGAGTTGGAAGGGGAGTTGCCTAGTGGGATTGAGTCCTTGAAAAAGCTAAACGAGTTGAATTTAGCTGATAATAAGTTTTCAGGGAAGATTCCTGATGGAATAGGGAGTTTGTCAGTGTTGAACTATCTTGATCTGTCTAATAATCAGTTAACTGGGAGAGTTCCTTTGGGTTTGCAGAATTTGAAGCTTAATCAGCTTAATTTGTCGAATAACTTGTTATTCGGTGAGTTACCACCTTTGTTTGATAAAGAAATGTACAAATATAGCTTCATGGGGAACCCAGGTTTGTGTGGGAATATCAGTGGTTTGTGTGTTGGGAGGGATGGAAACAAGCATAAAGGTTACGTTTGGTTGCTTAGATCCATTTTTATCTTAGCTGCTTTGGTGTTTGTTGTTGGTGTGGTTTGGTTTTACTTCAAATACAGGAGTTATAAGAAAGCTCAGGCTATCGACAAGTCTAAGTGGACTTTGATGTCTTTTCATAAGTTGGGTTTTAGTGAATATGAGATATTGGATTGTCTTGATGAGGATAATGTGATAGGGAGAGGATCTTCAGGGAAAGTTTACAAGGTTGTGCTTAGTAATGGAGAGGCTGTTGCGGTGAAGAAACTCTGGAGAGGTGTGAAAAAGGGTTGCAATAGCTTAGATCTCGAGAAAGGTCAGGCTCAGGATGACGGGTTTCAAGCTGAGATTGAGACATTGGGGAAAATTAGGCACAAGAATATTGTTAAGTTGTGGTGCTCGTGTACTACCAGGGATTGCAAGCTTTTGGTGTATGAGTATATGCCAAACGGTAGCTTGGGTGACTTGTTGCATAGCAGTAAAGGTGGTTTGCTGGATTGGCCGACCAGGTACAAGATTATTGTCGATGCAGCTGAGGGGCTTTCTTATTTGCACCATGACTGCGTGCCTCCGATTGTGCATAGGGACGTCAAATCTAACAATATCTTGTTGGATGGGGACTTTGGTGCTAGAGTGGCTGATTTTGGAGTTGCCAAGGTAGTTGATGCAGCTGGAAAGGGTGTTAAATCAATGTCTGTCATTGCCGGATCTTGTGGTTACATTGCTCCAG AGTATGCATATACACTGCGTGTGAACGAGAAGAGTGACATATACAGCTTCGGTGTAGTTATACTAGAGTTGGTCACAGGCAGACTCCCAATTGACCCAGAGTTCGGAGAGAAGGACCTAGTAAGGTGGGTCTGCACCACTCTAGATCAGAAAGGAGTGGACGATGTTCTCGATTCCAAGCTCGATCCATGtttcaaagaagaaatataCAAGATCCTCAACATTGGCCTCCTGTGTACTAGTCCACTCCCAATCAACCGACCATCAATGAGAAGGGTGGTTAAAATGTTGCAAGAAGCTGGCGCTGATAGCCTGCCAAAAACTGCTGCTAAAAAGGATGGGAAATTGACTCCTTACTACTACGAAGATGGCTCAGATCAAGGGAGTGTAGcttga